Proteins found in one Miscanthus floridulus cultivar M001 chromosome 4, ASM1932011v1, whole genome shotgun sequence genomic segment:
- the LOC136550277 gene encoding myosin-3-like: MLSAAAVMAPAAATQKSSLEVLLETLKKRDEQPKDAPPTLPARPTCRGRLPTTRRPSLPAGFKLENGMATVAATEAAVVDKKADAKEISGLEAKEEKPVKVSIFGAKRKFANAEALEESPYVDKFHEERKGTTVCKDPPSVSSATVKMNGKPACTDIMDYVLQKKLRVWCSSPNAKWELGQIQSISGNDAEILLANGKVLTVSPEQLLPANPDILDGVDDLIQMSYLNEPSVLYNLQLRYSRDLIYTKAGPVLIAVNPLKEVALYGGSSIMQYKQKTNDDPHVYAVADLAFNEMLRDGINQSIIISGESGAGKTETAKIAMQYLSDLGGASGTESEVLQTNVILEALGNAKTSRNHNSSRFGKLIEIHFSETGKMCGAKIQTFLLEKSRVVQRAQGERSYHIFYQLCSGAPPLLKKKMFLKSASDYNYLKQSNCLKIDGVDDSKKFTVLVDALDTIQISKEDQMKLFSMLAAVLWLGNISFSVIDNENHVEVVSNEGLATAAKLLGCTANQLVTAMSTRKIRAGNDSIVKKLSLTQAIDARDALAKSIYANLFDWIVEQINHSLGKGRQFTWRSISILDIYGFECFNKNGFEQFCINYANERLQQHFNRHLFKLQQEEYLEDGIDWTPVEFVDNTNCLSLFEKKPLGLLSLLDEESTFPKATDFSFANKLKQQLSGNSCFKGEKEGTFKICHYAGEVTYDTTGFLEKNRDPLHSESIQLLSSCKCELPKHFASVMVADSQNKSSLSWHSVMDTQKQSVVTKFKAQLFKLMQQLESTTPHFIRCIQPNSKQHPRLFEHDLVLHQLKCCGVLEVVRISRTCYPTSITHQQFAERYGFLLLRSIASQDPLSVSIAVLQQLNIPPEMYQVGYTKLFFRTGQVAALENAKRQMLHGTLRIQKHLRGLHSRQGYQRLKKGAMNLQSFIRGERARIHFDNLVKRWRAAILIQKYTRRRLAANMFNDQLSHIILLQSVMRGCLARRKYKCLQNEKESKASHNIVQGDTRKNNSESRICHEMNGHYPHEPVITELQGRITKAEAALRDKEEENVMLKRHLEQYERKWSEYEAKMKSMEEAWKRQLSSLQLSLVAAKKSLVADDATTRAARTDFTPAHAQYDSEDTLSTGTHTPEVIESRHHNHNPEAKVSAGNSDRRVNAVNHLAKEFEDRRQVFEDDAGFLVAVKSGQVGSNMNPDEELRKLKDRFATWKKDYKSRLKETKVNLNKVGTHDEKSRKRWWGKKSSK, from the exons ATGCTCTCTGCGGCCGCCGTGATGGCGCCGGCAGCTGCCACACAGAAGAGCTCCCTTGAGGTGTTGCTTGAGACCCTAAAGAAGCGCGATGAGCAGCCCAAGGATGCGCCTCCAACATTGCCAGCCCGGCCGACGTGCCGTGGCCGGCTGCCCACCACCAGGCGACCGTCACTGCCTGCTGGCTTTAAGCTCGAGAATGGCATGGCAACAGTTGCTGCCACAGAAGCTGCAGTGGTTGACAAGAAGGCAGATGCTAAGGAGATTTCTGGGCTGGAGGCCAAGGAGGAAAAGCCGGTGAAAGTCTCCATCTTTGGGGCCAAGAGGAAGTTCGCTAATGCAGAAGCACTGGAGGAGTCGCCATATGTTGATAAGTTTCATGAGGAGAGGAAGGGTACAACAGTTTGTAAGGATCCCCCCTCGGTTTCGTCGGCAACAGTAAAGATGAATGGGAAACCAGCATGTACAGATATCATGGACTATGTTCTCCAGAAG AAGCTACGAGTTTGGTGTTCTTCACCAAATGCAAAGTGGGAACTTGGACAGATCCAATCAATATCTGGAAATGATGCTGAAATACTCCTGGCTAATGGAAAA GTTTTGACAGTGTCACCAGAACAACTCTTGCCTGCCAACCCTGATATCCTTGATGGAGTGGATGATTTAATCCAGATGAGTTACTTGAATGAACCTTCAGTTCTTTACAATCTGCAATTGCGATATTCTCGCGATCTTATCTAT ACAAAGGCAGGACCTGTTCTGATTGCTGTCAATCCATTAAAAGAAGTTGCACTCTATGGGGGGTCCTCAATCATGCAATACAAGCAAAAGACCAACGATGACCCACATGTGTATGCAGTTGCTGATTTGGCATTTAATGAGATGCTGCGAG ATGGCATAAACCAATCTATAATAATAAG TGGTGAAAGTGGAGCAGGAAAAACTGAGACGGCTAAAATTGCAATGCAATATTTGTCTGATCTTGGGGGTGCTAGTGGTACGGAGTCTGAGGTTCTTCAGACCAATGTTATTCTGGAAGCATTGGGGAATGCAAAAACATCACGAAACCATAACTCGAGCCGATTT GGCAAGCTTATTGAAATACACTTTTCTGAAACTGGGAAAATGTGTGGTGCCAAAATCCAGACCT TCCTGCTTGAGAAG TCGAGGGTGGTTCAAAGGGCACAAGGCGAGAGATCTTACCATATTTTCTATCAACTATGCTCTGGAGCTCCTCCCCTTCTCAAAA AAAAAATGTTTCTGAAAAGCGCCAGTGACTACAATTACTTGAAGCAGAGTAATTGCTTGAAAATCGATGGTGTTGACGATTCAAAGAAATTCACAGTGCTAGTG GATGCATTGGATACTATTCAAATATCTAAGGAAGACCAAATGAAATTATTTTCTATGCTTGCAGCTGTCTTGTGGCTGGGAAACATATCATTCTCTGTGATTGATAATGAAAACCATGTGGAAGTTGTTTCAAACGAAG GGTTGGCTACTGCTGCAAAGCTATTAGGCTGCACTGCAAATCAACTAGTGACTGCTATGTCTACTCGTAAAATCCGAGCTGGAAATGACAGTATCGTTAAAAAGCTGTCATTAACTCAA GCCATTGACGCAAGAGATGCACTAGCAAAGTCAATCTACGCCAATTTATTTGACTGGATTGTTGAGCAAATTAACCACTCACTTGGAAAGGGGAGGCAATTTACTTGGAGATCCATAAGTATTTTGGATATTTATGGGTTCGAGTGTTTCAAT AAGAATGGTTTTGAGCAATTTTGTATAAATTATGCCAATGAGAGGCTGCAGCAGCACTTCAACCGACATCTTTTCAAACTACAACAGGAG GAATACTTGGAAGACGGAATTGATTGGACCCCCGTGGAATTTGTGGATAACACTAATTGTTTATCCCTCTTTGAGAAG AAACCTCTAGGGCTATTGTCATTATTGGATGAAGAGTCTACTTTCCCAAAGGCAACAGACTTTTCCTTTGCTAACAAGCTTAAGCAGCAATTAAGTGGTAACTCTTGCTTCAAGGGTGAAAAAGAAGGCACATTTAAGATTTGCCATTATGCAGGGGAG GTGACATATGATACAACTGGGTTCCTGGAGAAGAACAGAGATCCATTGCACTCTGAGTCAATCCAACTACtatcatcatgtaaatgtgaACTTCCAAAACATTTTGCCTCTGTCATGGTTGCTGATTCTCAGAATAAATCAAGTCTGTCATGGCATTCAGTAATGGATACACAGAAACAAAGTGTTGTCACCAAATTTAAG GCTCAACTGTTCAAGCTGATGCAGCAGTTGGAGAGTACAACCCCACATTTTATTCGATGCATTCAACCAAATAGCAAACAACATCCCAGGTTATTCGAGCATGATCTTGTCTTGCACCAGCTTAAATGCTGTGGGGTGCTTGAAGTTGTTCGGATATCAAGAACATGCTATCCAACTAGTATCACTCACCAACAGTTTGCTGAAAG ATATGGATTTCTTCTCTTGCGTTCCATTGCATCTCAAGATCCACTTAGTGTTTCAATTGCTGTTTTGCAACAGTTGAACATCCCCCCCGAAATGTATCAAGTTGGCTACACGAAATTGTTTTTCCGTACAGGACAG GTTGCTGCACTGGAAAATGCTAAAAGACAGATGCTTCATGGAACCCTCCGTATTCAGAAGCACCTCCGGGGTTTGCATTCTCGACAGGGATATCAACGACTAAAGAAAGGGGCAATGAATTTGCAATCAT TTATACGCGGTGAAAGAGCAAGAATACACTTTGATAATCTTGTCAAGAGATGGAGGGCAGCTATTCTCATACAGAAATACACTAGGCGTCGACTTGCAGCTAACATGTTTAATGATCAACTGAGTCATATCATTCTTCTTCAGTCTG TGATGCGTGGGTGCCTGGCCAGAAGGAAATACAAGTGCCTGCAGAATGAAAAGGAGTCAAAGGCCAGTCACAACATAGTTCAAGGGGACACAAGGAAGAATAATTCCGAGTCAAGAATTTGCCAT GAAATGAATGGGCATTATCCTCACGAACCAGTCATCACTGAGCTTCAGGGTCGTATTACGAAAGCTGAGGCTGCATTGCGGGACAAGGAGGAAGAAAATGTAATGCTAAAACGGCATTTGGAACAGTATGAGAGGAAATGGTCGGAATATGAGGCCAAAATGAAATCTATGGAAGAGGCATGGAAGAGACAGCTCTCTTCTCTGCAG CTGAGCCTTGTTGCTGCTAAGAAGAGCCTAGTTGCTGATGATGCAACCACTAGAGCCGCTCGTACCGATTTTACTCCAGCACATGCCCAGTATGACTCTGAAGACACATTGTCCACTGGGACCCATACACCTGAAGTGATAGAGTCGAGACACCACAACCACAACCCTGAAGCTAAAGTTTCAGCAGGAAACTCGGATAGGCGAGTAAATGCTGTGAACCACCTAGCAAAGGAGTTTGAAGACAGACGGCAGGTGTTCGAAGATGATGCAGGCTTCCTTGTTGCAGTCAAGTCCGGTCAGGTTGGTTCAAATATGAACCCAGACGAGGAACTCCGGAAGCTCAAGGACCGCTTTGCGACATGGAAAAAAGACTACAAATCTCGGTTGAAGGAGACGAAGGTAAACCTTAATAAGGTTGGCACCCATGATGAGAAATCGCGGAAAAGATGGTGGGGAAAGAAGAGCTCGAAGTGA
- the LOC136552548 gene encoding uncharacterized protein, translated as MAKNRNKKNKAKKSGGVAAMDTSEGGPATSTATDAPQPMDTSEGKQPSSGTAVLGSINKKIKKGVHMKRSQNARKMKAIARAVSKNEKSEEKIQKAKSKKTRIQSAKSLYD; from the exons ATGGCGAAGAACCGGAACAAGAAGAACAAGGCCAAGAAGAGCGGCGGCGTCGCCGCCATGGACACCTCTGAGGGCGGCCCCGCCACATCCACCGCCACGGACGCCCCACAAC CAATGGATACGTCCGAGGGAAAGCAGCCATCGTCGGGCACCGCGGTGCTCGGTTCGATCAACAA GAAAATAAAAAAGGGAGTGCATATGAAAAGGTCACAGAATGCTAGGAAAATGAAAGCAATTGCTAGAGCTGTATCAAAGAATGAAAAGTCTGAGGAGAAGATCCAGAAAGCAAAAAGCAAGAAGACAAGAATTCAGTCTGCCAAGTCTTTGTACGATTGA